The Fibrobacter sp. UWB5 genome has a window encoding:
- a CDS encoding Fic family protein codes for MYEPPYKLNSEILKIATEISSLVERFVIRLEQADSLKLRKANKIKSIHSSLAIEGNSLSEDVVSDIINGKRVLAPAREILEVKNALATYELYPKLNAFSVKDLLKAHGVMMQGIALDAGNFRNCNEGVFKGKKCIHLAPPPNRVPALMADLFEWLKKSNEHLLIRSCVFHYEFEFIHPFSDGNGRMGRLWQSLILGKWNPAFEHLPIENMVYANQQKYYDAIAKSSASSECSAFIVFMLQNILDSLKKFKDAPIEGDVSRVTETKLSTRQQKIVDMIRKDDITIASIAKKLKVSERTVEREMSKLQQQMVIYREGSDKTGRWLVK; via the coding sequence ATGTACGAGCCGCCATACAAACTGAACTCAGAAATTTTGAAAATAGCGACGGAAATATCGTCGCTGGTTGAACGCTTTGTCATCCGTTTGGAACAAGCCGACTCTCTTAAATTGCGCAAGGCGAATAAAATCAAGAGTATTCATAGTTCTCTTGCCATTGAAGGGAATTCTTTGAGCGAAGATGTGGTGAGCGACATTATTAACGGCAAAAGAGTCCTTGCTCCTGCGCGAGAAATTCTTGAGGTCAAGAACGCCTTGGCGACATACGAACTGTACCCCAAATTGAATGCGTTTTCTGTTAAAGACCTTTTAAAAGCTCATGGCGTAATGATGCAGGGAATCGCCCTAGATGCAGGAAATTTCCGTAACTGCAATGAGGGTGTTTTTAAAGGGAAAAAATGCATTCACTTGGCCCCACCGCCAAATCGAGTTCCGGCGCTCATGGCGGATTTGTTTGAATGGCTAAAGAAGAGCAACGAACATCTGCTTATTCGTTCTTGCGTATTCCATTACGAATTTGAATTTATACACCCGTTTAGTGACGGCAACGGCCGTATGGGTAGGCTTTGGCAATCCCTTATTCTTGGAAAATGGAACCCGGCCTTTGAACATCTGCCGATAGAGAATATGGTGTATGCGAACCAGCAAAAGTATTATGACGCTATTGCAAAGTCCTCTGCTTCGAGCGAATGCAGTGCATTTATCGTATTCATGCTTCAGAACATTCTTGATTCATTGAAAAAATTTAAGGATGCTCCTATCGAAGGCGATGTTTCAAGAGTAACCGAAACGAAACTCTCAACACGTCAGCAAAAAATTGTTGATATGATCCGAAAAGACGATATTACAATTGCAAGTATTGCGAAAAAATTGAAAGTTTCTGAACGAACTGTCGAACGTGAAATGTCGAAACTGCAGCAACAGATGGTTATTTACCGCGAGGGTTCAGATAAAACCGGCCGCTGGCTCGTCAAATAA
- the hsdR gene encoding EcoAI/FtnUII family type I restriction enzme subunit R: protein MPENKKELSEEDIKNRYITPALNAVGWAAEDMRMEKYFTDGRVIFQGGKHARKQGKKADYLLYSAPNYPIAIVEAKDNNHPMGGGLQQAMDYAQILDVPFAYSSNGDGFVEHDFLTGVETELSLEQFPTKEQLLTRVRANKKFTPEQEIVINQPYYWDAETHAPRYYQRIAINRTIEAVAKGQQRILLVMATGTGKTYTAFQIIERLHKSGCKKKILYLADRNVLIDQTMVQDFKPFKKIMTKIKGKELDSSFEIYMALYQQLVSYDDEIPDPFTEFKPEFFDLILVDECHRGSAKEDSEWRKILEYFSGATQIGMTATPKVKNGANNLEYFGEPIFTYSLKQGIEDGFLAPYRVTNSFLNVDLNGWTPESAQEIDLFGNVIPEQLYQRPDFGRELVIKTRREVVARRITQMLYKIGRMTKTIVFCPDVEEAEAMRQLLATLNADMMKEDPRYVMRITGDDAVGKKQLGNFIEPDEPYPVVVTTSEMLSTGVDCKTCGLIVIDKEIGSMTEFKQIVGRGTRLKTDKGKWHFEILDFRNATKLFKDPEFDGEPEMPEEPHGHGGGFHEPPPPPYNAGPKKYYINHVEVKIDAETVSYLGADGKTQVVESFTDFTRKNIRGKFATLDDFIKRWTAEERKAAVVEELKEYDVLIDAIREANPNLANADVFDIICHVAFDQKPLTRSERANNVKKRNYLAKYEGKAREVLEALLVKYADDGILQMEQNEVLKLDPFSHIGTVPKIMKLFGGREGYEAAVIDLKKQLYLTDDVA from the coding sequence ATGCCCGAAAACAAGAAAGAACTTTCCGAAGAAGATATCAAGAACCGCTACATAACGCCGGCGTTAAACGCTGTAGGCTGGGCGGCCGAAGATATGCGCATGGAAAAGTATTTCACCGACGGGCGCGTTATTTTTCAGGGCGGCAAGCATGCCCGCAAGCAGGGTAAAAAGGCAGACTATCTGCTTTATTCTGCCCCGAATTACCCGATAGCCATTGTCGAGGCGAAGGACAACAACCACCCCATGGGTGGCGGATTGCAGCAGGCGATGGATTACGCCCAAATCCTTGACGTGCCGTTTGCGTATAGCAGCAATGGCGATGGCTTTGTAGAACACGATTTTTTGACAGGAGTCGAAACGGAGCTTTCTCTAGAACAGTTCCCCACAAAAGAACAGCTCCTCACGCGTGTACGGGCGAACAAGAAGTTCACCCCAGAACAAGAAATAGTCATCAACCAGCCTTACTACTGGGACGCGGAAACGCATGCACCCCGTTATTACCAGCGTATTGCAATCAACCGTACGATTGAGGCCGTGGCGAAAGGCCAACAGAGAATATTGCTCGTGATGGCGACGGGTACAGGCAAAACCTATACGGCTTTCCAGATTATCGAACGCCTGCACAAGTCCGGCTGCAAAAAGAAAATCCTGTACCTAGCAGACCGCAATGTTTTGATTGACCAGACCATGGTCCAAGATTTCAAGCCCTTCAAGAAAATCATGACAAAGATAAAGGGCAAGGAACTGGATTCCAGTTTTGAAATCTACATGGCGCTATACCAGCAGCTAGTTTCCTACGACGATGAGATTCCTGATCCGTTTACAGAGTTCAAGCCTGAATTTTTCGATTTGATTCTGGTAGACGAATGTCATCGTGGCTCGGCAAAAGAAGATTCCGAATGGCGAAAAATTCTGGAATACTTCAGCGGCGCAACGCAGATTGGCATGACGGCAACACCCAAGGTCAAGAACGGTGCAAACAACCTGGAATATTTTGGCGAACCGATTTTCACGTACTCGTTGAAGCAAGGTATTGAAGATGGGTTCCTTGCGCCGTATCGCGTGACAAACAGTTTCTTGAATGTAGATTTGAACGGCTGGACGCCTGAAAGTGCACAAGAAATAGACCTCTTTGGGAACGTGATTCCAGAGCAACTTTACCAGCGCCCGGATTTTGGCCGCGAACTTGTCATCAAGACTCGTCGCGAAGTTGTTGCCAGGCGCATTACCCAGATGCTTTACAAGATTGGCCGCATGACCAAGACTATTGTATTCTGTCCCGATGTGGAAGAAGCCGAAGCGATGCGTCAACTGCTTGCGACTTTGAATGCCGACATGATGAAGGAAGACCCGCGCTACGTCATGCGCATTACGGGCGATGATGCTGTCGGCAAAAAACAGCTCGGAAACTTTATTGAACCCGACGAACCCTATCCGGTGGTGGTGACAACATCAGAAATGTTGAGCACTGGTGTAGATTGCAAAACCTGCGGGCTTATCGTCATTGACAAGGAAATCGGATCGATGACGGAGTTCAAGCAGATTGTAGGCCGCGGCACTCGTCTCAAGACAGACAAGGGCAAATGGCATTTCGAAATCCTTGATTTTCGCAATGCGACAAAACTGTTCAAGGACCCCGAATTCGATGGCGAGCCCGAAATGCCCGAGGAACCTCATGGACATGGCGGAGGATTTCACGAACCGCCTCCGCCTCCATATAACGCTGGTCCCAAGAAATACTACATCAATCACGTGGAAGTGAAGATTGACGCCGAGACGGTTTCGTATCTGGGAGCCGACGGCAAGACTCAGGTGGTCGAAAGTTTTACCGACTTTACCCGCAAGAATATCCGCGGCAAATTCGCAACACTTGATGACTTTATCAAGCGTTGGACAGCCGAAGAACGCAAGGCTGCCGTTGTTGAAGAACTCAAGGAATACGATGTTCTGATTGACGCAATCCGCGAGGCGAACCCAAATCTTGCAAATGCAGATGTTTTCGACATCATTTGCCATGTGGCTTTCGACCAAAAGCCACTGACTCGCAGCGAACGCGCGAACAACGTGAAAAAGCGTAATTATTTGGCAAAATATGAGGGCAAGGCCCGCGAGGTTTTGGAAGCCCTTCTCGTAAAATATGCCGATGACGGCATTTTGCAGATGGAACAGAACGAAGTCCTGAAACTCGACCCGTTCAGCCATATTGGCACCGTTCCCAAGATTATGAAGCTTTTTGGCGGCCGCGAAGGCTACGAGGCCGCAGTTATAGACCTGAAAAAGCAGCTCTACTTGACCGACGACGTCGCATAA
- a CDS encoding guanosine polyphosphate pyrophosphohydrolase, translating to MITLNDYLYSGNTVLKILHQYSNDLRNGAKETRNSIDLAHSNFLIQIIELLEHNDFLTSQSQRIKEFYKFMTREYPFLAFTFKGRIKSLIRAEEKFNGYILEYIYGYYKKNGKFPTEAEIKSKLNFRDLIAYRIVISMPVCHIKKGENRREVEEKYLYEIANVLPEFLEERGFTAEITKYTEDGHSELLNEQVQPYYHDSVAFPRSSGYQSLHIIFYDNLARCFTEVQLRTKDMDDFAEIGEANHFGYEKTQEVRRSKHDEIPSGECVYFDEAYERLTKLQEIELANVDVNMFKAINNQLINDGCGLFRGRQILPFEHLSRFQNDLID from the coding sequence ATGATTACGCTGAACGACTACTTGTATTCCGGAAACACGGTGCTGAAAATTTTGCACCAGTATTCTAACGACCTCAGGAACGGTGCGAAGGAAACGCGCAACAGCATCGACCTTGCGCATTCGAATTTTCTGATTCAGATTATTGAATTGCTGGAGCACAATGACTTTTTGACTTCGCAGTCTCAGCGGATCAAGGAATTCTACAAGTTCATGACGCGGGAATACCCGTTCTTGGCTTTTACTTTCAAGGGGCGCATTAAGTCGCTGATTCGCGCCGAAGAAAAATTCAACGGTTACATCCTTGAATACATTTACGGCTACTACAAAAAAAACGGGAAGTTCCCGACAGAGGCCGAAATCAAGAGCAAGCTGAACTTTCGCGACTTGATTGCTTACCGCATTGTGATTTCGATGCCGGTTTGTCACATTAAAAAGGGCGAGAACCGCCGCGAAGTAGAAGAAAAGTATCTGTACGAAATCGCGAACGTGCTGCCGGAATTCTTGGAAGAGCGCGGCTTTACGGCAGAAATCACGAAGTACACGGAAGACGGTCATTCGGAATTGTTGAATGAACAAGTGCAGCCGTATTACCACGATTCGGTGGCATTCCCAAGGAGCTCGGGTTACCAGTCGCTGCATATTATTTTCTACGACAATCTGGCCCGCTGCTTTACCGAGGTGCAGTTGCGCACCAAGGACATGGATGACTTTGCCGAAATCGGCGAGGCGAACCATTTTGGCTACGAGAAAACGCAAGAGGTGCGCCGCAGCAAGCACGACGAGATTCCGAGCGGCGAATGCGTGTATTTTGACGAGGCTTACGAACGCCTGACAAAATTGCAAGAAATCGAGCTCGCGAATGTGGACGTGAACATGTTCAAGGCTATCAACAACCAGCTAATAAACGACGGTTGCGGCCTTTTCCGCGGTCGCCAGATTTTACCGTTCGAGCATCTGTCCCGCTTCCAAAACGACTTGATTGACTGA